The following coding sequences are from one Diospyros lotus cultivar Yz01 chromosome 7, ASM1463336v1, whole genome shotgun sequence window:
- the LOC127806797 gene encoding transcription factor MYBS3-like: protein MGRKCSNCGRTGHNARTCSLYRGNVAGGVWLFGVQLEISSSSSSSSSSSNIAMERSFSIQSLYSSPAAASSKASSCENSDKTSVAGSLSYGPLTAAPPPERKKGVPWTEEEHRLFLAGLEKLGKGDWRGISRLFVTTRTATQVASHAQKYFLRQAISPSNKKRRLSLFDMDKPRWQLRPINSSSEVQRSSSSAASAMAGPTSSSSNIASDAAAVVNNLPDLELTLAAPRHRRPLLMGAIRVI, encoded by the exons ATGGGTAGAAAGTGTTCAAACTGTGGAAGAACGGGGCATAATGCAAGGACCTGCAGCCTTTACAGAGGCAATGTGGCCGGAGGAGTATGGCTATTTGGAGTGCAACTCGagatatcttcttcttcttcatcatcatcatcatcttccaACATTGCTATGGAGAGGAGTTTCAGCATACAGAGTTTGTATTCTTCTCCGGCAGCCGCTTCATCAAAAGCTTCCTCCTGTGAAAATTCTGATAAGACTTCTGTTGCCGGTTCTCTCTCCTATGGCCCCTTGACTGCTGCTCCTCCGCCGGAAAGGAAGAAGG GAGTGCCGTGGACGGAGGAGGAGCACCGGCTGTTCCTGGCCGGGCTCGAAAAACTGGGGAAGGGCGACTGGAGGGGAATCTCAAGGCTTTTTGTGACCACAAGAACTGCAACCCAAGTGGCCAGCCATGCTCAGAAGTACTTTCTCCGGCAGGCAATTAGCCCCTCCAATAAGAAGCGCCGCTTAAGCCTCTTTGACATG GACAAGCCCAGATGGCAACTTAGACCAATCAATTCGTCATCAGAGGTGCAGAGATCTTCATCATCTGCTGCTTCAGCCATGGCAGGACCtaccagcagcagcagcaacattGCTTCAGATGCTGCTGCAGTGGTTaataatcttcctgatctagaGCTCACACTGGCAGCTCCAAGGCACAGGCGCCCTCTCCTGATGGGAGCTATCAGAGTCATCTGA